The window CTGGTTATCCAGCCGCCCGCGAACGGAAGGATGTGGCCGTAGAAGAAATCGCTTTCCGGCCCGGCGAGAAAAAGCACCGCCTGCGCGAGTTCGCGCCCGGTGCCAAGACGCGCTGCGGGAACCTCGGCAAGCCGCTGCCGGAATTCTTCGGTCTCGCGGTACGCCAGAGGCCAGTAGGTGAGGTTGTCGACATAGGTCTGCGCCGTCGCATTGACCTGGATGTGTGGAGCGACCTCCATCGCAAGGTTGCGCATGTAGGCATGCTGCGCGCCGCGGGCGGCGCCGTACAGCGCCACTCCGCCCTTGCGGCCCTTCACGCTGGCCGAACTGCCGACGATGACGATCTTACCGC is drawn from Nitrobacteraceae bacterium AZCC 2146 and contains these coding sequences:
- a CDS encoding 2-keto-3-deoxy-L-fuconate dehydrogenase (product_source=KO:K18335; cath_funfam=3.40.50.720; cog=COG1028; ko=KO:K18335; pfam=PF13561; superfamily=51735) → MSGRLAGKRVVVTDVNEYNGADIVALFREEGAEVIADERDLTKPTAADDLIREAGRVDILIANLATKFDFAPAVDQPDDEMERLMNAIFYPLHRLTRAVLPQMLERKSGKIVIVGSSASVKGRKGGVALYGAARGAQHAYMRNLAMEVAPHIQVNATAQTYVDNLTYWPLAYRETEEFRQRLAEVPAARLGTGRELAQAVLFLAGPESDFFYGHILPFAGGWITS